Genomic window (Actinomycetota bacterium):
CGGTCGCCGCCTCCCCACCCGGAGCTCGCTGAAGGCGAACGCGGCGACGACGAGGGCACCGAAGACGTAGAGGACGATCTCGATGAAGTCGCTGGGGAAGCGGATGTTGCGGTAGACGATGTAACCGAGGGCGGCGAAGGCGACGACCCACGTCGCCCGGTCGCTCCAGAGCTTGCGGCGCTGCAGGTCCATCAGGCCAGGTGCTCCCGTATCGCGCGCCCCGCCTCGGCGGGGCGCTCCATCAGCGGCAGGTGTCCGGCTCCCTCCACCCGCACGAGTCGCGCCTCGGGCAGCAGCCGCGCGTACTCCTCGCCGTGGGCGATGGGGACGAACCGGTCCTCCGCCCCCCAGACCACGAGGGAGGGGCAGGTGACCCGGCCGAGCCGGCGCGGGAGCTT
Coding sequences:
- a CDS encoding alpha/beta fold hydrolase, with protein sequence MMRSFDRSDPPPEDVLLPFVQAQQTTARLAWNPYLHDPKLPRRLGRVTCPSLVVWGAEDRFVPIAHGEEYARLLPEARLVRVEGAGHLPLMERPAEAGRAIREHLA